The genomic segment GCTATGAGATCAAGTGCTTGACATTTGCCAATAATCACACCATTTCATACATAGACTAGGAAAGGAAGAACTGACCCAACCATTTGCCCAAAACTAAATATTAAGGAAACCCAATACATCTTATGccctattattttcttttatccaGCAGGAGACCTAATACCAGTGGAATGAGCACTAGGATTACTATTATTAAAACAGTTAAAAGGTATTGAGTTAGTTTAACTGCTCGAACAAGAAACcagattaataaattattgtaaGTATTTTATATCAAGTTCATGTCATAGTTTACGagtcatttttaaaacaaaggcAAATGACCTTAGGTCTATGAGCCTAGTTTTTTTGGACAAGCCCATTTCCAGCGCTACATtgccttttttcttatttcttttgtgtttgtttcatctttttattattattattattatttagtgtagggtttttatttaattttattatttaatattaagttggtgttgaatcaaaaaaattatcatataataaaataaaaaatttaatttgacccaatTAAGTCAGTAACTCAAGTCGCAAATTTGACGGGTTGAAGAAATATTAATCAATGACATGGgatggggttttttttatccttttttatatatcttttgttttttttttaattttatcatttaatataaaaactattattaaattttatcattcgatATTGAGTTAAtagtaaatcaatttttaaattttttattatataatgaaataaaaaaaaactaatccaaCCTAGTGGAGTCTATAACTTGGATCATTGCTTTAGTAGTTTATATAGATATTAATCAAAGAgtcaaattgagattttttttattatttttttatatttttttagcttttttcaacttctattatttaatatggagtttttattaaattttatcttttaatattagattgataataaattaatttttatatttttatgatttcataaaatgagaaaattaaatcaacccaataaattttataaccAAGTTTGacaattgattaaatattaattaaaaaatcaagtcataatttttaaaatttaaattattataccaagcttataactatttttatgtttcaaaaaaaaaaatagagtacaATCCGCAATCCACTAGTCTAAATGGGTATTTGGAAGTATGatagattttaaaatgttttatacttaaaaatacaacaaaaaaatattatttttttaaaaaaatatgtttaatattaacacataaaataatttaaaaaacacaaaaaaaaattatactaaaaatattcaaaatttttcaaTAACACAATTGAACGGCATCGTAAAACACCCTCCTTATACTGTACAATCACGGTAAgccttcttgttttctttttttctttttaaaaggcAAGCCTTCCTCTCTAACCACCGACCCCTCTACCTCAAGGTTGAGAAGGTTTGAACCTCATACCACCAGTAAAGttcctctgttttttattttttacccttcACCTCCCTCGAAACCTTAGCAAACAGCGAATATGTTCATCAACTAATTTTAGGTTACTTTAAAAATTAGACgctcaatataataaaaagaaacagtTATACTAGCAACCATCCCTTCTTATCAGAATTCGCATTGATAACTGGTAAACCCTGGAAAATTTACAGGTGGAGGCCATGCTAGCAAGCATCTATGCCATAAAGGCCACATGCATCCTCCCACCCCAAAACGAGTAGAGAAGCATCCTCCTTTTTCCCTTCTCCACTTTTCATTACCCTTCCAAAACTTTCAtctaatttacataaaaaatgggCAGCAAACTCTTTTCACCAGAAGTTCGATTTTTTTCCATCATATAGGAGTCCTTTTGAACTTTACTTCCtgtcttttttccctttcttgaCCTTTTTCCAACTTTAGCTAGCTAGGATCTCAAAAACTTAATGGTTAGTTAGTATAGATTCACTGTTTACTTGATGAGAGTCAGTTCCCCATTGTAGCTGGTGACCAGAAATCAGCTCCATTGCTGTTTGCGACGGGTAGAGTGCAGTCCACGGAGACCAGACACAATCCCCTGCTCCTCAGATTCTTTATCGATTCATCTCCTCCGTTTTCTCCGCCTTCCTAACATTGTTTAaccatagtaaaaaaaacaacagaagcCATGTCAAAACTAATAACAATTGACTCTTTACCGGAGAAACCAAAATTGTTTCACCGTGGTCAAAAATTTTACTTTATCTGTGGTCTAGTCAATAATAAGTGGGACCTACGCAAGGTGGACCCACATGCTATGATGTTGATTCATATGGTCGTTTTCAAGAGAGCGGAAAACAGGACAAAGAAGTGATGTGTACTTTGGTACTTACGGGTAGGTTTTGCAGGTAAGGAGTGCACAGAACCTTAACCTGATCTTGTAGGAACCTGATGTATCCCATCGCTTCATGTAGCACTGATGCTGTGTCTGTCTGCAAAATTTCAATTCCCAATTACATCGTTGCTTAAGATGATGGCAAAGCCAATCTTCATCACCcaacaaagaaatttaaaaggaCTCACTATAAAGGTAGCAATTAAACTTGACCAGAGTAAATATAGATAATTAGCTtaattttgtgtatttttgGACCTTGCCAAAGGGTGATACAAGCTCTTGCAATGCAGCGATTCTGTCTCCTAGCTTCTCTCTCTTCACCTATCATTAGAAAGAAATTGTTGATAAGTACATttcaatcaaaaagaaaaatatatacaacACGCATGCAGGTATGTcctagaaattaagaaaaactataaaCCTTGACCTTTGCATTTGCAGTTGATCCGGGATTCTTAGTTTCGGTCCTTTTGCTGTTTCTCTGACTTAGAAAAGGAGTTTTGGCTACGGTGTTGGTGCGCTTCATTGGTACTTCTTGGCTTGACCCGTTTCTTTTTCTCTGCGAAAGtagcaaatataaagaaaagaccaCGAGGAACCCCAAAGAAAATTAGGCAAATTCAATCAGGCACTCACATTTGATTTGGAGATGGTACTGATTACATCAACATTGCTGCAGTTGTTGTTGCAAGATGAAGCAGAAGACGAGTCACTGCATGTAACCCCAGAGATTTGAGGTTGAGGGGCAGTTTTTGTTTCTTCACTAAACATCACAATTTCACTTTCATTTCGATAATTGCATCCCCCAAAACAAAGCATTGTGGGAGACTTTTCAACGGAAGAGAAATGGAAAGCATGGGCTACATCAACACCCACAAAATCATCATCATTAGAGAAGAGCAATTCAGAGAAACTAGGAGGATTGCCCTCTGGTACAAGATGATTCCCCTCGAAAAAACTCTCCCTCCCAGCCATCTAAAGCAAAGCCTAGAACCACAGAGACAGCGCGGAACAGATGgtgtccttcaatatttttcgTGTGAGTGTGGTGGTGTGGTCGATCCCTGGTCAGGGGAGAAGAAAAGAGGTAGCAACCGTTGCCTTAGCGAGAGTGAAGCGACTGCTGTGTTGTGTAGTATGGTAGTGAAGTTTGTGGGGGTAGGGGTACTTCCAAGATCGGCTTTGGGTTTTGGTGTGTTTCAGTCAAACACACCTAGCCCGAGAAAACCGTGGTTTAGTCCTCCAAAGCATTTGGTTTGGTTAAAAGCCTGTTAGATTTTCAACTTTCATTGCTTGGATTGGAGACCAGACGAGTCACGACCATTGAATGCCAGTGGCTATATTGAAACTGACTAGACATCATGccacgaaaaagaaaaaaacataatgccgcgaaaaagaaaaaaatttcttcctCAAGCATCTCGGTACTCGTACAAGGTTAACACTTGAACTTTAAGAACAAAATGTGTAAGACGGGGTTAAATGTTAAGCCTTTGATTTTCCCTTCACTCTTCAATAAATGCCAAACATGCTTGGAAGGTGtttgaatttcaatttcaatttattttttattaaaaattaattttttttatattatttttaattttttttgatatactaatattaaaaataaatttgaaaaataaaaaagatattattccattaacatttatttttctcttaatttaaaACCAAACACAAATCTTAGCATGTAGTTTTAATTAACTTAGCACAAATTTAAGGAAGTGAGGATTATCTATGAATGGCAGCCTTCGGAAACTTACGAATTATTTCGCTCTTGTAATTGAACATCTTAGAATATTAGTGACCAGAtaagattttgaaataaaaaaattatcatgtacACATTTTGTATTTCTCTTGATTGACATGTGACTAAAAAACTACCCTTCCTCTAATCATttgtcttatatatatatatatatatatatatatatatatatagacacacacacattatTGATAAAGATGTCCTGATAATTAAgacaaaatacataaataaaaatattggttgGTCTTTCAAACTAGCTTCcaatttaattgttattgatattatttttacttattaaaattttaggaaatACTATTATAAAACAGAAGGGACAGAGACAATACAGATAAAATTTGGTTGAAgagacaaaaacataaaaatatatatatagatacacACACATTATTGATAAAGATATCCTGATAATTAAgacaaaatacataaataaaaatattggttgGTCTTTCAAACTAGCTTCcaatttaattgttattgatattatttttacttattaaaattttaggaaatATATGTGAAAAAGTGTTTAGTTACTATTATAGAATAGAAGGGACAGAGACAATACAGATAAAATTTGGTTGAAgagacaaaaacataaaaataaatttgtctctCAAATAATTTTGGAGTAAGTTTATATACTTTCAAAACATGAGGTACATATACAACATGtcttcaaaaacaatatttattattttatatttctaaaatatcattgtaaaaaactccaaatttcaaaattatccaaCTGAGGCatgtaacaataaaaatacttattattatagatttaaaactcaactcgatGGTCAATCTCGGGTCACTAGTTGAGGTCCGGGTCACGGttcgggttgacccgagttagctaaagaataaaaatgattattatcataattttaaaattttattcaggTGCCGATCAGGACAAGGCCCGGGTCACACTTAAGATTGACCATTGACTTGGGTCAACGCAAAGAcaaaatggttattatcatagttttaaaatccaactcgGACTAAGGCCCGGGTCATATGCCAGAAGGGTCAACATAAAATGAAAGTAGTTAGtatcatagttataaaacttaattcggGGGTCAACTTATCAAATCAGTCCTAGTATTTGACCGGGTCAGGTCGAGTCAttcattctcttttattttcttaaattcagGCCAATCTAGGTCTCGGATCAACTTATCAAATTAGTCATAGTTTTATAACtaaggttattataatattattcatttcaatactcaaataaactaaagtaaaaaaaaatatctaattattttttcaaatatataagtttgacaACAATACATATTGAGAATAAAAtagacttttttatattttattatgttttatacaTCATAACCAAACATGATACAAGGACAATCATTTTATCGTATATATCACTACCAAACATAGTTTTGTCTCCTATCTTCTTTTTTGTCTTGTCTCCTCTATCTCCATCTTTTCTGTCCAGAGATAGTAACCAAATGTTACCTAAGAAATTCTCATGGATAAAACAATTTGAATGCTTGATATTGGCTCAATCCAAAACCAAATTGGAAAAGAATTTATTATAAGGTGTAAAAGTAGATTAAAGATGTTCAAATGGCCAAAACTAAAGCTAAATAGTTTGTGTTAGAAGTTACTTAATGTCAAtgttatatggtttttttaacgATTAGCTCaatgataatttcatcatttaaatgGAAAGATTGACAATAAAAGACATGACTTGTGTTAAAATGAATTGCATATGTAAATGTGAGTAAAATTGGAGATGTTGGATACTTTGTTGGGCTAAACAAAAAGGCATGTGAAATTGTGAAAGATAGGGCACGTGCGTAcaactttttattgtttttgcaaaACTAACATAAGACTATCGATGGTTAATGTACTAATGGACCAACGAGATGCCATCATGAAAGATCACTAACGAAAGATTGATGGGAGTTTTTTGGGAACTTAgcgcaataaaaaaaattggtaaaaaaacacatgtaaaaaaatatttagaaatataacaCACTTAATCAAGTCGCAGATAGTCTACGCGACATAAGAGTCACAAATAACATCTACGAAACGAGATTTGTATTCATTATTTGCGACTCAACTAAAAAACATATCctgagacaatttttttttaccattaactCCCTGCCCAAAAAAACCACAATTTCTATAATTCAAGTAATCAATTTTCTAGCATCAAAACATAATTCACATAAGCAGCACATAACATCTTCAATCATaagtaataaaattatacataacataacattatattaaaattaaactaactaGGCATCTATTCATAattcttataatatataataacatgTAATTATATCTAATAATCACCCCAACTCAAAGAACACAAGCACTCTTGAACTAGTCTGGAGCGTCACCCCAACTCGTTCAACTTGAGAACATATCTGTAATATTTGTGTAGGTGTGAGGAGAACCAGTATCACCTCAGTGTATGATGGACCTAGAATTCTCATGGATGGGCTTGGGATGATCGTTGATGAGCCTTGAATTCTTGTGGACAAACCAGCATCCCCAACACTCTTACGATAAGCAACCTTATCTTTCGTTAATACCACTTTAAGATGTTCAACCTCTTGAAGTTCAccacaatataaattaaatgcagTGTTTATCACAATTCATTTTATCTCATTTACACCTTCACAGATAGTCATTGATGCTTTATGAGCCTTCCATaccaactaatatatatatatatacacacacacacacacacacacacacacacatatatatatatatagtagtcatcatcaataataaaattaacaatatttaataaatattgtatgTTAAACAATATTGTATACCAATCAATTCTTTATCGGATATTGGGGCACAAAATGCATTGGATTGCATGGATGCCTCGTGAAACACGATCAGGTAGGTGTAATAAAACAATGCTATTTTTAATTCAGgattaaaatagatattaagATCATCTCGAGGAGGCAATGCTAAAATAGAATATCTGTAAACAACAACACTTCTTTCTATGGTCTGGAGTCGATTTAATTACATGCATCCTAAACTACAAGGGTTTTAATTACCTCTTCACTTTTCTTCGTTAACTTTTTATACTAGCCACCTCTATTTTCCTTACCCTTATTATCTGACATATAATAATTCGTTAAGAGTTTTATACATAGTTTGCATACCCGGCCCAGTTCAAGTTTTGAATTCCTGGCTTTGATCGGATCACCGGGTTTTAACTAGGTCATCGGATTTTGATCGGGTCACCAGGTCGcccgggtcaatttttttaaaatcaaaacgacgtcattttagtaaaaaaaaaaaaaacaaaagccaacGGGTTGCAATTgggtttttgaccgggtcaaccgagtcacaccgggtttttacttcctctattttttcttcaacctggcCCGATTCCAGCCCCGGGTCGGTCGGGTCCCAGGTTAACCCGTAGGGCtgggtcgggtttcaaaactatggttttaTACATTCTATCTATCTTACATCCcacttttgttaattttctaaacttataatcatacaaaaaatataaaaattaaatattaaataataaaattaaaattaaaattaaattataacttgacctaaaaaatactaaaatttacATGTGTTAACCTTTGAAACTCATGgcttagtaaaaaaaactactaagagataaaattaaaaaagaaatacaataaaaaaaatacaaaacaaaataaacattaataaaaataataaaattcaaatttgatatgaaaaaaaaattgagatgaggaatgaaattgaaacaaaatttaattagtgaaaggattaaaaaatatcaaaaacataaggATTAAGGAAAAAATCgataaaaagaagataaaaaacaaaataaatatcaataaaaaaaaagtaaattggaTATAATATATAAACGGCTAGACATTACTGTATCTTTagccaacaattttttttattaatattttatttttgtaaaaaaaacaaattatgtatAAGCCAACTcgatactaataaaaaaacaaaatgcaaagatgagaaaacccattaaaagaaattgagttttgtttctttctagaataatttagtaatttaattgtgctaacaaaaagaaaatactaaaaaaacccCTAGATGcaagttaatgtttttttggtcGGAAGATTAACTAAGTCATTGTCATTCATAAAGAATATAAAGTCAGTTTTGCTTCTAATCAATGTCCCATTAACTAATGTGTccatctaaaaaatcaaattatcccTCAATATATAGGTCAATGGTTTTTTTAGGGATAAAGTGGGGAAAGTACTGTCTTCCTCGCAAGacttaatttatgttaataataatttgatatgctgtttttttttttaaaatttgaattattccataaaaaaataaaaaacaatcccaggtataaaaacatataataatatttgataagactgaagaaaattttgaaaacggCTTCTTAACAATCAACATTACAAAAAAGGCTCTTAACATATCATATGTTTTGGGATACATCCTTTTTATCTTTCCTTGCTGCTtgtatttctctctctctcttttttggtgttgattttattcattttcttgttagatttatgttattttgttgatatcttttgttttaataaaattattgatcaCGTAATGAAACAAACTTGtcaactttttttcatttcatcaccTTGCAAAACTGATgcactaaaaatttattaatatttttagaaaaaaaactaaatctttaGTTTTTCTGCCTtttgac from the Populus nigra chromosome 1, ddPopNigr1.1, whole genome shotgun sequence genome contains:
- the LOC133685534 gene encoding transcription factor bHLH113-like; this encodes MAGRESFFEGNHLVPEGNPPSFSELLFSNDDDFVGVDVAHAFHFSSVEKSPTMLCFGGCNYRNESEIVMFSEETKTAPQPQISGVTCSDSSSASSCNNNCSNVDVISTISKSNRKRNGSSQEVPMKRTNTVAKTPFLSQRNSKRTETKNPGSTANAKVKREKLGDRIAALQELVSPFGKTDTASVLHEAMGYIRFLQDQVKVLCTPYLQNLPEGGENGGDESIKNLRSRGLCLVSVDCTLPVANSNGADFWSPATMGN